One genomic window of Candidatus Kuenenia stuttgartiensis includes the following:
- a CDS encoding DUF3368 domain-containing protein: protein MTDKGIVVNTSPWIALSICGQIPLLEKLYTDVCVPLHVKEEIMAGGRKSFGVYELETCEWVRIEKVHDIEKIKLLYELEQGEAEVIILAKEKGIQHVLIDEKIARLQAKVLGLKVIGTLGVLLMAKKKGLLNSIKPAIAKILGNGIWIRDEIVVGILQDAGEE from the coding sequence GTGACAGATAAAGGAATCGTGGTCAATACATCTCCTTGGATTGCCCTTTCAATATGTGGTCAGATTCCGTTACTTGAAAAGCTTTATACGGACGTTTGTGTCCCACTGCATGTCAAAGAAGAGATTATGGCTGGTGGAAGAAAAAGTTTTGGCGTTTATGAACTGGAAACTTGCGAATGGGTAAGAATTGAAAAAGTTCACGATATTGAGAAGATAAAATTGTTGTATGAACTGGAGCAAGGTGAGGCAGAAGTTATCATCCTGGCAAAAGAAAAAGGTATCCAGCATGTGCTGATAGACGAAAAGATTGCAAGACTCCAGGCAAAAGTTTTAGGACTTAAGGTGATTGGGACACTAGGCGTACTGTTAATGGCCAAGAAAAAGGGACTGCTTAATTCAATAAAACCAGCCATTGCCAAGATATTGGGAAACGGTATTTGGATTAGAGACGAAATAGTAGTTGGGATATTACAAGATGCAGGAGAGGAATGA
- a CDS encoding UPF0175 family protein, translating into MKENVLTIKYSDDVLLSLKETREEFEDEARYLLALKLYELGKISSGKAAKMAGLSRVEFLMRLKKYKVSPFQMDLEEILEEARSDR; encoded by the coding sequence ATGAAAGAAAATGTACTTACTATAAAATATTCAGATGATGTCCTGCTCTCTCTTAAGGAAACCAGAGAAGAGTTCGAAGATGAAGCAAGATATCTTTTAGCATTAAAACTTTATGAGCTTGGCAAAATATCTTCTGGTAAGGCTGCAAAGATGGCTGGTCTGAGCAGGGTTGAGTTTTTGATGAGATTAAAAAAATACAAGGTTTCTCCATTTCAGATGGATTTGGAAGAAATACTAGAGGAAGCCAGAAGTGACAGATAA
- a CDS encoding IS1634 family transposase — translation MAYLLIQILYNPINTDLTKYFINDSVVKEYWDYIMHLTYSDSKYKGKTYKSYSIAESYRDGKKVRKRILWPIGKLSDIQAEQIKLICKTVENTDQLQTQLKDVAVLESRAYLDIAVVNELWNQWQLDQAFDYDVTAGALPTNMIAKILTINRCTDPCSHYSIPHWAKKSALEDILKIDLSGLNDDKIYYELDKIHKNKISIENHLFNQTFWKRPESYKFINYDLTTSYFVGYNCDLSAFGKGKIECHGRRQVLLGVLINSEGYPFKWDVFPGNTAEVKTLKQNINACKTRFKLTDKNVTLVFDRGIISEDNANLIEEAKLKYISALDRNQIPSCGVSLKSLNGLSIEDKDASDIPIPQGFLNYDDELYYHDNGVIGNKRFITGFNPTLFIEDRNNRDEKITFFKDYLKEENKNLKNAQRDRQYDATKSRIVDELKRLKIHKYFEDPVLTSITVTHRLKNGQVKSVKSFKIEIKLLTDVIAADRLLDGVCVFITNHTEREDGGAFKAKPQSIVRAYRDKTKIEDVFKNVKSFLKIRPFFVNTEAHVKAVYTICILAYFINRYLSNQRKAIGEKDFLNSKELYAPFKDIDIATLEAKNTGETLKKAVKLPAVTQMLLEKLGMSNVVFGQ, via the coding sequence ATGGCCTATTTATTAATACAAATCCTTTATAACCCTATAAATACTGACTTGACAAAATATTTTATTAATGATAGTGTAGTCAAAGAATATTGGGACTACATTATGCACCTTACTTATAGCGATTCTAAATACAAAGGGAAAACCTATAAATCTTACTCTATTGCCGAATCCTACAGGGATGGCAAAAAGGTCAGAAAAAGAATACTTTGGCCCATCGGGAAACTTTCCGATATTCAAGCCGAGCAAATCAAACTGATATGTAAAACAGTTGAAAACACAGATCAATTGCAGACTCAGCTCAAAGACGTTGCAGTCCTGGAAAGCAGGGCATATCTCGATATAGCCGTTGTTAATGAGTTGTGGAACCAGTGGCAGCTTGATCAGGCTTTTGACTACGATGTCACTGCAGGCGCCCTTCCTACCAATATGATTGCAAAGATACTGACTATTAACAGGTGCACCGATCCGTGTTCTCATTATTCCATTCCTCATTGGGCGAAAAAGAGCGCGCTGGAGGACATTCTTAAAATTGATCTTTCAGGCCTAAATGACGATAAAATCTATTATGAATTAGATAAAATACACAAAAACAAAATATCTATAGAGAACCACCTTTTTAACCAAACCTTCTGGAAACGTCCGGAATCCTATAAATTTATCAACTACGACCTAACTACTTCCTACTTTGTGGGATATAACTGTGATCTATCGGCATTTGGCAAGGGCAAAATAGAGTGTCATGGCAGGCGGCAGGTCTTACTGGGTGTTCTTATCAACTCTGAGGGATATCCTTTCAAATGGGATGTATTCCCCGGGAACACCGCTGAGGTAAAAACCCTCAAACAGAATATCAATGCCTGTAAAACCAGATTCAAATTGACTGATAAAAACGTCACCCTTGTATTTGACAGAGGCATAATCTCTGAGGACAATGCCAATTTGATAGAAGAAGCCAAACTCAAATACATCTCGGCATTGGATAGAAATCAGATACCCTCTTGCGGTGTCAGTTTAAAGTCTCTTAATGGGTTATCCATAGAAGATAAGGACGCCTCCGATATACCTATCCCGCAAGGGTTTTTAAACTATGATGATGAATTATACTACCATGACAATGGCGTCATAGGAAACAAGCGTTTTATTACCGGTTTTAATCCCACTTTATTTATAGAAGACCGCAATAATAGAGACGAGAAAATAACCTTTTTTAAGGATTATCTCAAAGAAGAGAATAAAAACCTTAAAAATGCCCAAAGAGACCGGCAATATGACGCAACAAAGAGCCGCATTGTAGATGAGCTGAAAAGGTTAAAGATTCATAAATATTTCGAAGACCCTGTTCTGACGTCCATCACCGTTACCCATAGACTGAAAAACGGGCAGGTCAAATCCGTCAAAAGTTTCAAAATAGAAATCAAGCTGTTAACTGATGTTATAGCCGCAGATAGATTGTTGGATGGCGTATGTGTTTTTATCACTAACCATACAGAACGGGAAGATGGAGGTGCGTTTAAAGCAAAACCCCAATCTATAGTTAGAGCCTATCGGGACAAGACAAAAATAGAAGATGTCTTTAAAAATGTAAAATCGTTCTTAAAAATCAGGCCCTTCTTTGTCAATACCGAGGCACATGTTAAAGCCGTCTATACTATCTGCATCCTGGCATATTTTATAAACCGTTATCTATCAAACCAACGAAAGGCAATAGGAGAAAAAGATTTTTTAAACTCAAAGGAACTCTATGCGCCGTTCAAAGATATAGATATCGCCACTCTTGAGGCTAAAAATACCGGTGAAACCTTAAAGAAAGCCGTGAAACTTCCCGCCGTCACACAAATGCTATTGGAAAAACTTGGAATGTCCAATGTTGTTTTCGGCCAGTAA
- a CDS encoding GxxExxY protein: MELLEKDLTEKIIGACFEVSNELGTGFLESVYEKALTIALFDKKIDAKAQAPLKVLFRGKVVGDFYTDILVEDRVIIELKAVKELSPQHEAQLINYLKATGIKIGIIVNFGNPKLEWKRLVY; the protein is encoded by the coding sequence ATGGAATTATTAGAAAAAGATTTAACTGAGAAAATTATTGGTGCATGTTTTGAGGTTTCAAATGAGCTCGGAACAGGTTTTCTTGAAAGTGTATATGAAAAAGCATTAACTATTGCCCTTTTTGACAAGAAGATAGATGCAAAAGCGCAGGCGCCACTCAAGGTATTATTTAGAGGCAAAGTAGTTGGAGATTTTTATACAGATATCCTCGTTGAGGACAGAGTTATTATTGAATTAAAAGCAGTCAAAGAACTAAGCCCCCAACATGAAGCACAACTAATAAACTACTTGAAAGCAACAGGGATAAAAATAGGTATTATAGTAAATTTTGGCAACCCGAAGCTCGAATGGAAAAGATTAGTGTACTAA
- a CDS encoding DUF3368 domain-containing protein, with the protein MKAVINSTPLISLAIIDRLSLLDELFEEIYIPNAVFKETTRKGKRKASVIEKWGENRKADVLDIKAKTALGLIIDEGEAEVIVLAQEKDIGLVIIDEDKARKVAKLNGLNVTGTIGILLDAKKQGKILQLKHSLDKLLTEGIYISEYLYDNALLLGKEKR; encoded by the coding sequence ATGAAGGCGGTAATCAATTCCACACCACTCATCTCCCTGGCTATTATTGACAGATTGTCTTTGCTGGATGAACTTTTTGAAGAAATATATATCCCTAACGCCGTTTTTAAAGAGACAACGAGGAAAGGGAAACGAAAGGCTTCTGTCATTGAAAAATGGGGGGAAAACAGGAAGGCGGATGTTTTAGACATTAAAGCAAAGACAGCACTTGGGTTAATCATTGATGAAGGAGAGGCAGAGGTAATCGTCCTGGCTCAAGAAAAGGATATCGGCCTTGTTATTATAGACGAGGATAAAGCCAGGAAGGTCGCTAAATTGAATGGACTCAATGTCACCGGCACCATAGGAATTTTGTTAGATGCAAAGAAGCAGGGAAAGATTCTGCAATTAAAGCATTCTCTTGATAAGCTGTTAACTGAGGGAATCTATATAAGCGAATATCTTTATGATAATGCGCTTTTACTGGGGAAAGAAAAAAGATAA
- a CDS encoding UPF0175 family protein — MLVKKMELSVAEDILLALNEKPAEFLKDVKIFAAIKFFEIGKLSLGKAAELAEMSKLDFMELLSNNKISVYNYPPEELEEDLRSIQKAREALR, encoded by the coding sequence ATGTTGGTAAAAAAGATGGAACTGTCCGTTGCTGAAGATATATTACTGGCTCTAAATGAAAAGCCGGCAGAGTTCCTTAAAGATGTGAAAATATTTGCTGCCATCAAGTTCTTTGAAATAGGTAAACTATCCTTGGGAAAGGCTGCTGAATTGGCAGAGATGAGCAAATTAGATTTCATGGAATTGTTATCCAATAACAAGATATCTGTGTATAACTACCCACCGGAAGAACTGGAAGAGGACTTACGCAGTATCCAAAAGGCAAGGGAAGCCTTAAGATGA
- a CDS encoding type II toxin-antitoxin system MqsA family antitoxin has protein sequence MKCMYCQGEMERGTAPFHIDRKSYHLMLDTIPAWVCAQCGEVYFDEAEADTIQQIIRAVDEKTEKMSVSV, from the coding sequence ATGAAATGTATGTATTGTCAAGGTGAAATGGAGCGGGGAACTGCACCTTTCCACATTGATCGTAAAAGCTATCATCTGATGTTGGATACTATTCCTGCCTGGGTGTGCGCGCAATGTGGCGAAGTATACTTTGATGAGGCAGAAGCAGATACAATCCAACAGATTATTCGTGCTGTAGACGAAAAAACTGAGAAAATGTCTGTCTCTGTGTAA
- a CDS encoding DUF4258 domain-containing protein: MRQMSRPDRMISMAEVCLAIGNGELVEDYPEDVRGHSCLIPGQGESNRPIHVVCSPKTEYPAVITAYLLSEQEWEENFKRRKL; the protein is encoded by the coding sequence GTGAGACAAATGTCACGTCCTGATAGAATGATAAGCATGGCTGAAGTTTGCCTTGCTATCGGAAATGGAGAACTGGTAGAAGATTATCCGGAAGATGTTCGTGGCCATAGTTGTCTTATTCCTGGTCAGGGAGAAAGCAATCGTCCAATACATGTTGTCTGTTCACCGAAAACAGAATATCCGGCCGTTATTACTGCTTACCTTCTAAGCGAGCAGGAATGGGAAGAGAATTTTAAAAGGAGGAAACTATAA
- a CDS encoding type II toxin-antitoxin system VapC family toxin has protein sequence MILFFDTSALAKFFHNEEGTEAITDLLNSQENEPWILELATLEFISVLHRRFRGKEINEKSLAEAIDGFEAELTRFNIEPLSHAIVQEAEDLLKRHGKEHGLRTLDALHLGCFSLVSESAWLFVSADENLCKVAEYIGARVFNPLKK, from the coding sequence ATGATTCTATTCTTTGATACCTCGGCGCTTGCAAAATTCTTCCATAATGAAGAGGGCACGGAAGCGATTACCGACCTGTTAAATTCGCAAGAGAACGAACCCTGGATTTTGGAATTGGCAACACTAGAGTTTATCAGTGTTTTACATAGAAGGTTTAGAGGTAAAGAAATAAATGAAAAGTCGTTAGCTGAAGCAATTGACGGATTTGAAGCAGAACTCACTCGTTTCAACATCGAACCCTTAAGTCATGCAATTGTTCAAGAGGCAGAAGACTTGTTAAAAAGACACGGCAAGGAACATGGGCTTAGAACATTGGACGCATTACATCTCGGATGTTTTAGTTTGGTTTCTGAAAGTGCCTGGCTTTTTGTCTCTGCGGATGAAAACCTTTGCAAGGTTGCAGAGTATATTGGCGCCAGGGTTTTTAATCCGTTAAAAAAGTAG
- a CDS encoding nucleotide sugar dehydrogenase has product MELIEKIKSKKSHIGIIGLGYVGLPLVIEFCKAGFQVTGFDIDQEKVTLLSQGKSYIKHIDSSRITDAGSRFTPTTDFSMLSAMDCIIICVPTPLNKYREPDMSYVFNTTKTIARNLRKGQLIVLESTTYPGTTDEDMRPMLEESGLKAGEDFYLAFSPEREDPNNKGFSTRTIPKVVGGYTNNCLTVAQALYDSVVVKTVPVSSTRVAEATKLLENIYRSVNIAMVNELKMLFDRMGIDVWEVIEAAKTKPFGFQAFYPGPGLGGHCIPIDPFYLTWKAREYEFSTRFIELAGEINTNMPYYVVQKTVEALNEKGKSIKGAKILILGLSYKKDIDDTRESPSLKIMELLGEKDAHVDYNDPYIPVLPKMRKYSFNNSSVPLHAETLAKYDAVVIATEHADYDPDFILKNSKLIVDTRNLIKNHTNHSDKVKRA; this is encoded by the coding sequence ATGGAACTAATCGAAAAAATTAAATCAAAGAAGTCGCATATTGGTATCATCGGCCTCGGCTATGTTGGATTGCCGCTGGTCATTGAATTCTGTAAGGCTGGGTTTCAGGTTACCGGCTTCGACATTGATCAAGAAAAAGTAACATTATTGAGCCAGGGCAAAAGCTACATAAAACATATTGATAGTTCACGTATCACGGACGCCGGATCGCGTTTCACTCCCACCACGGATTTTTCGATGTTGTCAGCTATGGACTGCATCATCATATGTGTTCCGACGCCTCTGAACAAATACCGTGAGCCTGATATGTCATATGTCTTTAACACAACAAAGACCATTGCCAGAAATCTTCGCAAGGGTCAGCTTATTGTCCTTGAATCTACTACGTATCCAGGGACTACGGATGAGGACATGAGACCCATGCTTGAGGAGTCAGGGTTAAAAGCTGGCGAGGACTTTTATCTGGCGTTTTCACCGGAGCGGGAAGACCCGAATAATAAGGGTTTTTCAACAAGGACCATCCCGAAAGTGGTTGGCGGTTATACGAATAATTGTCTTACCGTTGCACAAGCCCTTTATGATTCGGTAGTGGTAAAGACCGTCCCGGTTTCTTCAACAAGAGTTGCGGAGGCCACAAAACTACTTGAGAATATCTATAGATCAGTGAATATTGCGATGGTGAACGAACTGAAGATGCTTTTTGACAGGATGGGGATTGATGTGTGGGAGGTCATAGAGGCGGCGAAGACAAAACCCTTTGGATTTCAGGCATTTTATCCCGGCCCGGGTCTTGGTGGACATTGCATACCTATCGATCCCTTTTATTTGACCTGGAAGGCGCGGGAATACGAGTTTTCCACCCGGTTTATAGAGCTTGCAGGGGAAATAAATACCAACATGCCTTATTATGTGGTTCAAAAGACTGTTGAGGCGCTTAATGAGAAAGGGAAAAGCATTAAGGGCGCAAAGATTTTAATACTGGGGCTTTCATATAAAAAAGATATAGACGATACCCGTGAATCTCCCTCGCTGAAGATCATGGAGCTTCTTGGGGAGAAAGACGCCCATGTTGACTACAACGACCCGTATATACCGGTTCTCCCGAAAATGAGGAAATATTCCTTTAATAATAGTTCAGTCCCTTTACATGCCGAGACGCTTGCTAAATATGATGCGGTTGTTATCGCAACAGAGCATGCTGATTACGACCCTGATTTCATTCTAAAAAATTCAAAGCTTATCGTTGATACGAGAAATTTAATTAAGAATCATACGAATCATTCTGATAAGGTAAAAAGAGCATAA
- a CDS encoding exopolysaccharide transport family protein, translated as MNQNNEFNNTFGRKPLNREVHLTDYLNIIRKHIWILVIFFTAVVSVVTYLSFTVTPVYKATTQIIIDNKKSFMEEMADVMRIDATDKEYYQTQYKLLASRSLAKQVIQENELSEVFYRDAPEKTGSPETAPDENDTESSLPLSDAEVTSEMIDWYLKNLQIEPIRETHLVNISFSNKSPETSARVANAHAHAFIERSSQIQRMSSQQALDWLKSQIQGQKFKVGDSQKAAFQYKYEKLRSFSFDDESIFLFPEIKENKVIDELYKQLCSLKESVLANTKKYGPNHPRMIEANASIKGLEQEIIEEVKKVCSSIKRELDSIIAFESTNPKMQDIQEQMSLVKAGGAINYDILHLEAMSDQAIYDILINQAKEINLTGNMKKDTIRVVDKAEAPLFPSKPRKKLNVLLSVVVGLTFGTGLVFFREYMDNTVKTQEEIVQCTSMPVLGTIPYMKSLKKEGVLALSGNGKSPGQKNQKGGYYYHTNSDCIINRLPFMQTGMSGQAMMVGSATPGEGKTTVITKLAVSMAKGGLRVIMVDADVYNTSLSNLFGLKDNENAGMSNAMEKIRSWQIQDGSLCNCSVDDLFSIISLKKLSGELTVSNELQKITTIFENGNLFHIDNEDTPFTNRLGTMLLRGGFINETQLKDAMERNQRTKLPLGYILINAGYINQEQLKGPIKLQIEEHLQKLFSWKEGTYSFKPGSIETYEDKRVFFQEDFTPVINRLGRLGGSRLLEREILSNVTTLNGSNISLLRFGTGEIFPEGRTYFQLFEKFLNLLKQRYDVVLVDTPPLLNATGSVTPLLPLADGVILVAKSGHVTVDEVDQATAIIKETKTKLLGTIMNYTETGAYYYR; from the coding sequence TTTTCTTCACTGCAGTGGTTTCCGTCGTTACCTATCTGTCGTTTACTGTAACGCCTGTCTACAAAGCGACAACACAGATTATCATCGATAACAAAAAGTCTTTTATGGAAGAAATGGCTGATGTTATGCGGATAGACGCCACGGATAAGGAGTACTACCAGACACAATACAAACTACTTGCCAGCAGGAGTCTTGCGAAACAAGTTATTCAGGAGAACGAACTCAGTGAAGTATTTTATCGTGATGCGCCTGAGAAAACAGGTTCACCAGAGACAGCTCCCGATGAGAACGATACCGAAAGTTCCTTGCCTTTGTCAGACGCAGAGGTGACATCTGAAATGATCGACTGGTATTTAAAAAATCTTCAGATAGAACCCATTCGTGAAACACATCTGGTAAATATCAGCTTTTCAAACAAATCCCCGGAAACATCCGCACGCGTAGCCAATGCCCACGCCCATGCTTTTATAGAGAGGAGTAGCCAGATACAACGTATGTCATCACAGCAGGCGCTCGATTGGCTGAAATCACAGATTCAAGGGCAGAAGTTTAAAGTAGGTGATTCGCAGAAGGCGGCATTTCAATATAAATATGAAAAACTTCGATCCTTTTCTTTTGACGATGAAAGTATATTCTTGTTTCCCGAAATAAAAGAAAATAAAGTTATTGATGAACTTTACAAACAACTGTGCAGCCTTAAAGAATCGGTATTGGCAAACACTAAAAAGTACGGGCCAAATCATCCCAGGATGATAGAAGCAAATGCAAGCATAAAGGGGCTTGAGCAGGAAATCATTGAAGAGGTGAAGAAGGTCTGTTCGTCAATTAAGAGAGAACTGGACAGTATCATCGCCTTTGAAAGTACAAACCCAAAAATGCAGGATATCCAGGAACAAATGTCTTTGGTCAAGGCGGGAGGAGCAATAAATTACGATATTTTACATCTGGAGGCAATGAGTGATCAGGCGATTTACGATATCCTGATTAATCAGGCAAAGGAGATTAATTTAACAGGAAACATGAAGAAGGACACAATCCGTGTTGTTGATAAAGCGGAAGCTCCTCTATTTCCATCAAAACCAAGAAAGAAATTAAACGTCCTTCTATCGGTCGTGGTAGGCTTAACATTTGGAACAGGCCTTGTATTTTTCCGTGAATATATGGACAACACGGTCAAAACTCAGGAAGAAATTGTCCAGTGTACGAGTATGCCGGTTCTCGGCACGATACCGTATATGAAATCATTAAAGAAAGAGGGGGTGCTGGCTTTATCCGGCAACGGAAAATCTCCGGGGCAGAAGAATCAGAAAGGCGGTTATTATTATCACACCAATTCCGATTGTATTATCAACCGGTTGCCTTTTATGCAGACAGGAATGAGCGGGCAGGCCATGATGGTAGGAAGCGCCACGCCGGGGGAGGGTAAGACCACGGTTATTACAAAATTGGCAGTAAGTATGGCAAAGGGTGGGTTACGCGTGATAATGGTGGATGCGGACGTGTACAACACGAGTTTAAGCAATTTGTTTGGATTAAAAGATAATGAAAATGCCGGAATGTCAAATGCAATGGAAAAAATCCGGTCATGGCAAATACAGGATGGTTCTTTGTGCAATTGCAGTGTGGACGATCTTTTTTCCATTATTTCATTAAAAAAATTGAGCGGAGAGCTGACTGTTTCCAACGAATTACAAAAGATTACCACCATCTTTGAAAATGGCAACCTTTTTCATATTGACAATGAGGACACTCCATTTACCAACAGATTGGGAACGATGCTCCTGCGAGGGGGTTTTATCAATGAGACCCAGTTGAAAGACGCCATGGAACGAAACCAGCGCACGAAATTGCCGTTGGGATATATCCTCATCAATGCGGGCTATATAAATCAGGAACAATTAAAAGGTCCTATCAAATTGCAGATAGAAGAACATCTCCAGAAACTATTCAGTTGGAAAGAGGGAACGTATTCATTCAAACCGGGAAGTATAGAAACGTACGAAGATAAAAGGGTATTTTTCCAGGAGGACTTTACTCCGGTGATCAACCGTTTGGGGCGTTTGGGGGGAAGCAGATTATTGGAACGTGAGATATTATCGAACGTGACAACGTTAAATGGCTCAAATATCTCACTCCTGCGATTTGGAACCGGGGAGATTTTTCCGGAAGGAAGGACCTATTTTCAGCTTTTTGAAAAATTCCTGAACCTGTTGAAACAACGGTATGACGTGGTGCTTGTGGATACACCGCCCTTGTTAAACGCAACGGGCAGTGTTACTCCATTACTGCCATTGGCAGATGGTGTGATCCTGGTGGCCAAATCAGGGCATGTCACCGTTGATGAGGTTGATCAGGCAACAGCTATTATAAAAGAAACAAAAACAAAACTTCTTGGCACCATCATGAATTATACAGAAACCGGCGCGTATTATTATAGATGA